A part of Drosophila ananassae strain 14024-0371.13 chromosome 2R, ASM1763931v2, whole genome shotgun sequence genomic DNA contains:
- the LOC6507064 gene encoding uncharacterized protein LOC6507064 has protein sequence MISHTVRVFKMMYIVAGILISNAEICDTVDRIQIAPRVDLKPGFDQRSSGGSRSNSPGFRSRTHSRSSSGFGSGLEDGSPKPIRRRRVSVSGIAGGVVRGVTSQVTKRMGRRLGWLSDLRLILQQWRALALSFTIWTIPNFFVECLTSYMTKKLLINSDCDMIYK, from the exons ATGATATCACATACAGTGAG GGTTTTCAAAATGATGTATATCGTGGCGGGGATTCTCATCAGCAATGCGGAGATATGTGACACGGTCGATCGCATCCAAATAGCGCCACGCGTCGACCTCAAGCCGGGCTTCGACCAGCGCTCCTCGGGCGGATCCAGAAGCAACAGCCCCGGCTTCCGGTCCCGCACCCACTCCCGCTCCAGTTCGGGCTTCGGTTCCGGATTGGAAGACGGATCGCCCAAGCCCATCAGACGCCGCAGGGTCAGTGTTTCGGGCATTGCCGGAGGAGTAGTCCGGGGAGTGACCAGCCAGGTGACCAAACGAATGGGTCGCCGCCTCGGTTGGCTCTCCGATCTGCGACTCATCCTCCAGCAGTGGAGAGCCCTGGCCCTCAGCTTCACCATCTGGACCATCCCGAACTTTTTCGTGGAGTGCCTCACCAGCTACATGACCAAGAAATTGCTCATCAACAGCGACTGTGATATGATCTACAAGTAG
- the LOC6492953 gene encoding tryptophan 5-hydroxylase 1, with translation MSASGKSLLGLWLYRSGEQEWSVKQGSPLHQLNKDTAPGSSAPVSHSNLSRHSSAPLEPPRLSIGPSAGQDPPRQHSPGERISIIFTLRNQVGNLARALQVFQELGINVLHLELSPLEMATNQADVLVDVECDPRRLDQVVKMLNREVASVNYTSVNTHGLARAPSLSACSSFDFGDMVWFPRKISDLDKAQNVLMYGSELDADHPGFKDPVYRKRREQFSAIANNFKHGNPIPRVQYTPEEVKTWGTVLLELHRLYVLHAVPEYMENWPELEKYCGYREDNVPQLQDVSVYLKRKTGFQLRPVAGYLSPRDFLSGLAFRVFHCTQYIRHSSDPFYTPEPDCCHELLGHMPLLANSSFAQFSQEIGLASLGASDADIEKLATLYFFTVEFGLCKQADSSFKVYGAGLLSSVAELQHAITAEQKIKKFDPEVTCQEECIITSYQNAYYYTDSFEEAKEQMRAFAESIQRPFGVRYNPYTMSVEVLSNAQKITAVVSELKGDLSIVCSALRKISATDENLDVDSIANMLHNSLNVRGGAAGGGGSPCSPDNSDNSTADGD, from the exons ATGAGCGCTTCGGGAAAAAGTCTGCTGGGCCTCTGGCTCTATCGCAGTGGCGAGCAGGAGTGGTCCGTCAAGCAGGGCAGTCCCCTGCATCAGCTCAATAAGGATACAGCTCCGGGATCATCGGCGCCAGTCTCCCACTCGAACTTATCGAGGCACTCATCCGCTCCATTGGAGCCACCGCGTCTGTCCATCGGACCCAGTGCTGGCCAGGATCCGCCCCGACAGCACTCTCCTGGCGAACGCATCTCCATCATCTTCACCCTGCGCAACCAGGTGGGAAATCTGGCCCGGGCCCTGCAGGTCTTCCAGGAGCTGGGCATCAATGTGCTCCACTTGGAGCTATCGCCGCTGGAAATGGCCACCAATCAGGCGGATGTCCTCGTGGATGTGGAGTGCGATCCTCGACGACTCGACCAGGTGGTTAAAATGCTCAATCGGGAGGTGGCCTCCGTGAACTATACTTCGGTGAACACCCATGGACTGGCCAGGGCTCCTTCACTCTCGGCCTGTTCTAGTTTTG ATTTTGGCGACATGGTGTGGTTTCCGCGTAAGATTTCCGATTTGGACAAGGCACAGAATGTCTTGATGTACGGCTCAGAATTGGATGCAGACCATCCGGGATTCAAGGATCCTGTGTACAGGAAACGCCGTGAACAGTTCTCGGCCATTGCCAATAACTTTAAGCA TGGCAATCCCATACCAAGAGTTCAGTACACACCCGAGGAGGTGAAAACTTG GGGCACCGTGCTGTTGGAGCTTCATCGACTTTATGTCTTGCATGCTGTGCCAGAGTACATGGAAAACTGGCCAGAGCTGGAGAAGTATTGCGGATATCGCGAAGACAATGTTCCCCAGTTGCAGGATGTCAGTGTTTATCTGAAGCGGAAGACGGGCTTTCAGCTGCGACCTGTTGCAGGATACCTTTCGCCAAGGGACTTCCTTTCAGGACTGGCCTTTAGGGTTTTCCACTGCACTCAGTACATAAGGCACTCCTCGGATCCCTTTTATACCCCGGAACC ggaTTGCTGTCATGAACTCTTGGGCCACATGCCCTTGTTGGCTAATTCGAGCTTTGCTCAGTTTTCCCAAGAAATTGGTTTGGCCTCTTTGGGAGCCAGTGATGCGGATATTGAAAAGTTGGCCACG CTCTACTTCTTCACTGTGGAATTTGGGTTATGCAAGCAGGCGGACAGCAGTTTCAAGGTTTACGGAGCCGGACTTTTGAGTTCTGTGGCGGAATTACAACATGCCATTACGGCGGAGCAGAAGATTAAGAAATTCGATCCGGAAGTAACTTGCCAGGAGGAATGCATAATCACTTCGTACCAGAACGCCTACTACTACACGGATTCCTTTGAAGAGGCCAAGGAGCAAATGAG GGCCTTTGCCGAGAGCATCCAGCGTCCGTTTGGAGTTCGTTACAATCCTTATACCATGAGTGTGGAAGTCCTGTCGAATGCCCAGAAAATCACGGCCGTGGTCAGCGAACTCAAAGGCGATCTCAGCATTGTCTGCTCGGCTCTACGGAAAATATCCGCAACCGATGAGAACTTGGACGTGGACAGTATTGCCAATATGTTGCACAATAGCCTAAATGTCCGGGGAGGAGCTGCCGGAGGCGGAGGCAGTCCCTGCAGTCCGGACAACTCGGATAACTCTACGGCGGATGGGGACtag
- the LOC6492952 gene encoding lysozyme X, translating to MKAVLLICVLALAAPVILARTMDRCSLAREMAKRGVPRGELARWACIAEHESSYRTGVVGPTNPDGSNDYGLFQINDRYWCQPASGKFSYNGCRINCNDLLTDDISNSVRCAQAVMGAQGWSAWSVWRFCSGYLPPIDDCFK from the coding sequence ATGAAGGCAGTCTTACTAATATGTGTTCTGGCTCTGGCAGCCCCGGTTATCCTGGCCCGCACCATGGACCGATGCTCCTTGGCCCGAGAGATGGCCAAACGGGGTGTACCCCGCGGCGAGCTGGCCAGGTGGGCGTGTATCGCCGAGCATGAGAGCTCCTACCGCACTGGAGTGGTGGGACCCACGAATCCGGATGGATCCAACGACTACGGACTCTTCCAAATCAATGATCGCTACTGGTGCCAGCCGGCCAGCGGAAAATTCTCCTACAATGGTTGCCGCATAAACTGTAACGATTTGCTAACCGATGATATTTCCAACTCCGTGAGATGTGCTCAGGCAGTTATGGGAGCCCAGGGATGGTCAGCCTGGTCCGTTTGGCGTTTCTGCAGCGGATATCTGCCACCAATCGACGACTGTTTCAAATAG
- the LOC6507065 gene encoding JNK-interacting protein 1 isoform X2: MADSEFEEFRRPIFEPHTIATFGAGVANKKNNPHAFYSLIPNDDLEDSHSSKSDGDGSDQEDGIGLAGREAKMHQVEDDELGDGLKVTLSSDGSLDTNDSFNSHRHHPLNHQDAIGGFMGLNSMDTSGLGGGGGGCNSAPVTIGASTDLLTPNAAATRRRRKLPEIPKNKKCGPTFGSLADEFRNGGGIVPGNGRNSQQRSFLSLKCGYLMDEDSSPDSERLQSLGDVDSGHSTAHSPNDFKSMSPQITSPVSQSPFPPPFGGVPFGQLEMLEATHRGLHKFVPRHHDEIELEIGDAIYVQKEAEDLWCEGVNLRTGRQGIFPSAYAVDLDYNEFDPTVQLVKKERYLLGYLGSVETLAHKGTGVVCQAVRKIVGEYGNSPTGQTCILEVSDQGLRMVDRSGPNQNKKEKKPCIDYFYSLKNVSFCAFHPRDHRFIGFITKHPTVQRFACHVFKGSESTRPVAEAVGRAFQRFYQKFIETAYPIEDIYIE; encoded by the exons ATGGCTGACAGTGAATTCGAGGAGTTCCGTAGACCCATTTTTGAGCCCCATACGATTGCCACATTTGGAGCTGGAGTGGCCAATAAGAAAAACAATCCCCATGCATTTTACTC TCTGATTCCCAACGATGACCTGGAGGACTCCCACTCCTCGAAGAGCGATGGCGATGGCTCCGATCAGGAGGACGGCATCGGCCTGGCCGGCAGGGAGGCCAAGATGCACCAAGTCGAGGACGATGAGCTGGGCGATGGTTTGAAGGTCACCTTATCGTCGGACGGCTCCCTGGACACCAATGACTCCTTCAACTCACACCGACACCACCCGCTGAACCACCAGGATGCAATTGGTGGCTTCATGGGGCTCAACAGCATGGACACCAGTGGCTTGGGCGGTGGTGGGGGTGGTTGTAACTCGGCTCCAGTGACCATTGGTGCCAGCACGGATTTGTTGACTCCAAACGCTGCAGCCACAAGGCGGCGTCGCAAGTTACCAGAAataccaaaaaacaaaaaat GTGGCCCCACCTTTGGTTCTCTGGCAGATGAGTTCCGCAACGGCGGAGGAATAGTTCCGGGAAATGGCCGGAACAGTCAGCAGCGCTCTTTCTTGTCCCTTAAATGCGGCTACTTGATGGACGAGGACTCCAGTCCGGATTCGGAGCGACTGCAGAGCCTCGGAGATGTGGATAGTGGACACAGCACGGCCCATTCGCCGAACGATTTCAAGAGCATGTCGCCCCAGATCACTTCGCCCGTCTCCCAGTCCCCCTTTCCGCCTCCGTTCGGGGGCGTGCCCTTCGGCCAGCTGGAGATGCTGGAGGCCACACATCGCGGCCTGCACAAGTTCGTGCCACGGCACCATGACGAGATCGAGCTGGAGATCGGCGACGCCATCTACGTGCAGAAGGAGGCCGAGGACCTGTGGTGCGAGGGAGTGAACCTCCGCACCGGGCGGCAGGGCATCTTCCCCTCGGCCTACGCCGTCGATCTGGACTACAACGAGTTCGATCCCACGGTGCAGCTGGTGAAGAAGGAGCGCTACCTACTGGGCTACCTCGGTTCCGTGGAGACCCTGGCGCACAAGGGCACGGGTGTGGTGTGCCAGGCGGTGCGCAAAATCGTGGGCGAGTACGGAAACTCTCCAACTGGACAGACCTGCATCCTGGAGGTCTCGGACCAGGGACTGCGCATGGTGGATCGATCAGGACCGAAT caaaacaaaaaggaaaagaaaccTTGCATCGATTACTTCTACTCTCTGAAGAACGTGTCCTTCTGTGCATTCCACCCTCGAGATCATCGCTTCATTGGCTTCATAACCAAACACCCGACAGTTCAGCGGTTCGCCTGTCACGTATTCAAGGGCTCAGAGTCCACCAGACCTGTGGCCGAGGCAGTTGG TCGCGCTTTCCAACGTTTCTATCAGAAATTCATTGAAACCGCTTATCCCATCGAGGACATCTACATCGAGTAA
- the LOC6507065 gene encoding JNK-interacting protein 1 isoform X1: MADSEFEEFRRPIFEPHTIATFGAGVANKKNNPHAFYSLIPNDDLEDSHSSKSDGDGSDQEDGIGLAGREAKMHQVEDDELGDGLKVTLSSDGSLDTNDSFNSHRHHPLNHQDAIGGFMGLNSMDTSGLGGGGGGCNSAPVTIGASTDLLTPNAAATRRRRKLPEIPKNKKSSILHLLGGPTFGSLADEFRNGGGIVPGNGRNSQQRSFLSLKCGYLMDEDSSPDSERLQSLGDVDSGHSTAHSPNDFKSMSPQITSPVSQSPFPPPFGGVPFGQLEMLEATHRGLHKFVPRHHDEIELEIGDAIYVQKEAEDLWCEGVNLRTGRQGIFPSAYAVDLDYNEFDPTVQLVKKERYLLGYLGSVETLAHKGTGVVCQAVRKIVGEYGNSPTGQTCILEVSDQGLRMVDRSGPNQNKKEKKPCIDYFYSLKNVSFCAFHPRDHRFIGFITKHPTVQRFACHVFKGSESTRPVAEAVGRAFQRFYQKFIETAYPIEDIYIE; the protein is encoded by the exons ATGGCTGACAGTGAATTCGAGGAGTTCCGTAGACCCATTTTTGAGCCCCATACGATTGCCACATTTGGAGCTGGAGTGGCCAATAAGAAAAACAATCCCCATGCATTTTACTC TCTGATTCCCAACGATGACCTGGAGGACTCCCACTCCTCGAAGAGCGATGGCGATGGCTCCGATCAGGAGGACGGCATCGGCCTGGCCGGCAGGGAGGCCAAGATGCACCAAGTCGAGGACGATGAGCTGGGCGATGGTTTGAAGGTCACCTTATCGTCGGACGGCTCCCTGGACACCAATGACTCCTTCAACTCACACCGACACCACCCGCTGAACCACCAGGATGCAATTGGTGGCTTCATGGGGCTCAACAGCATGGACACCAGTGGCTTGGGCGGTGGTGGGGGTGGTTGTAACTCGGCTCCAGTGACCATTGGTGCCAGCACGGATTTGTTGACTCCAAACGCTGCAGCCACAAGGCGGCGTCGCAAGTTACCAGAAataccaaaaaacaaaaaat CTTCCATTCTGCATCTTCTAGGTGGCCCCACCTTTGGTTCTCTGGCAGATGAGTTCCGCAACGGCGGAGGAATAGTTCCGGGAAATGGCCGGAACAGTCAGCAGCGCTCTTTCTTGTCCCTTAAATGCGGCTACTTGATGGACGAGGACTCCAGTCCGGATTCGGAGCGACTGCAGAGCCTCGGAGATGTGGATAGTGGACACAGCACGGCCCATTCGCCGAACGATTTCAAGAGCATGTCGCCCCAGATCACTTCGCCCGTCTCCCAGTCCCCCTTTCCGCCTCCGTTCGGGGGCGTGCCCTTCGGCCAGCTGGAGATGCTGGAGGCCACACATCGCGGCCTGCACAAGTTCGTGCCACGGCACCATGACGAGATCGAGCTGGAGATCGGCGACGCCATCTACGTGCAGAAGGAGGCCGAGGACCTGTGGTGCGAGGGAGTGAACCTCCGCACCGGGCGGCAGGGCATCTTCCCCTCGGCCTACGCCGTCGATCTGGACTACAACGAGTTCGATCCCACGGTGCAGCTGGTGAAGAAGGAGCGCTACCTACTGGGCTACCTCGGTTCCGTGGAGACCCTGGCGCACAAGGGCACGGGTGTGGTGTGCCAGGCGGTGCGCAAAATCGTGGGCGAGTACGGAAACTCTCCAACTGGACAGACCTGCATCCTGGAGGTCTCGGACCAGGGACTGCGCATGGTGGATCGATCAGGACCGAAT caaaacaaaaaggaaaagaaaccTTGCATCGATTACTTCTACTCTCTGAAGAACGTGTCCTTCTGTGCATTCCACCCTCGAGATCATCGCTTCATTGGCTTCATAACCAAACACCCGACAGTTCAGCGGTTCGCCTGTCACGTATTCAAGGGCTCAGAGTCCACCAGACCTGTGGCCGAGGCAGTTGG TCGCGCTTTCCAACGTTTCTATCAGAAATTCATTGAAACCGCTTATCCCATCGAGGACATCTACATCGAGTAA